The following proteins come from a genomic window of Terribacillus aidingensis:
- a CDS encoding YndM family protein gives MKHVKALLIKFIMILAVLWIVFTLMFDAEFSDTLLMSVVLTVAAYVIGDLLILRKAGDRDKSDGDFKKRNTIATISDAVLTFIVLWALGEAILNPDDNVVMASLISTVVIGIAEWFFHRYVNNKVIRDRHAHTVAY, from the coding sequence ATGAAACATGTGAAAGCACTTTTGATCAAATTCATCATGATTTTAGCTGTTTTATGGATTGTATTCACCCTTATGTTCGACGCGGAATTCAGTGATACACTGCTGATGAGTGTTGTGTTGACGGTCGCTGCGTATGTAATCGGTGACTTACTGATTCTAAGAAAAGCAGGTGATCGTGATAAGTCAGATGGCGATTTTAAAAAGCGAAATACAATCGCTACGATCAGCGATGCTGTTCTGACTTTCATCGTTCTTTGGGCGTTAGGGGAAGCTATATTGAATCCTGATGATAATGTTGTGATGGCATCTTTGATTTCTACAGTGGTAATTGGCATTGCCGAATGGTTCTTCCACCGTTATGTCAATAATAAAGTGATCAGAGACCGCCATGCCCATACTGTTGCGTACTGA
- a CDS encoding glyoxalase, producing the protein MTQASFSHVLQIFPCPDIQITAAYYKKIGFRSVPYLNSMEPHICLYRDTIELILTQSAIHKIFPNRIQYGYGYDAYFITDKQAAMQQEFLDKGITIVRPLMITDYGNKEFVFEDIDSRWIAVGNKIS; encoded by the coding sequence ATGACACAAGCATCCTTTTCCCATGTCCTGCAGATTTTCCCATGTCCAGATATACAGATAACTGCAGCTTATTACAAAAAAATAGGATTCCGATCTGTTCCTTATCTTAATAGTATGGAGCCGCATATATGCCTCTACCGTGATACTATCGAACTGATTTTGACGCAATCAGCAATTCATAAGATCTTCCCAAATCGTATACAGTATGGCTACGGATATGATGCGTATTTCATTACAGACAAACAGGCAGCAATGCAGCAGGAATTTTTAGACAAAGGGATCACTATCGTCCGCCCATTAATGATTACTGACTACGGTAATAAGGAGTTTGTTTTTGAAGATATTGATAGCCGATGGATAGCTGTCGGAAATAAGATCTCATAA
- a CDS encoding YbaN family protein: MIIKKLKNVLFFLLGTIFLGFGIAGIVLPVLPGGPFLMIATFCYAKSSKRIDDWFKSTTFYTKYVLAIKEKKGMTLKEKIRINIIADAFILFSVFYIDIWLVKIVLIVLGLIKHYYFIKKIKTIKPEEVSGGIKNRA, translated from the coding sequence ATGATCATAAAAAAACTGAAGAACGTCCTATTCTTCCTGCTTGGAACCATCTTCTTAGGCTTCGGGATAGCAGGAATCGTTTTGCCGGTATTGCCAGGCGGCCCGTTCTTGATGATAGCTACATTTTGTTATGCAAAAAGCTCCAAACGAATTGACGATTGGTTTAAAAGCACCACTTTCTATACTAAATATGTACTGGCTATCAAAGAAAAGAAAGGCATGACTCTGAAAGAAAAAATCCGAATCAACATAATAGCGGATGCGTTCATTCTGTTTTCGGTATTTTATATTGATATATGGCTTGTGAAAATCGTATTAATTGTACTTGGTCTGATTAAGCATTATTATTTCATAAAGAAAATTAAAACGATAAAGCCCGAAGAAGTAAGCGGCGGCATTAAGAACCGTGCGTAA
- a CDS encoding STAS domain-containing protein, which yields MRDIASKEELQQENEQLKKKLAEYEAMIKELSAPMIPSIVPNTMLVPLTGTFSVERFTHIQDKIVGSVVDVDADTVIIDLTGINYLDIDTIGYRELSANIKNLTEALKLMGVETIFVGFSAKLVQKLVLSNSGFQGFESYSTFRAGLKSLLKRKGMEIRKVEE from the coding sequence ATGAGGGACATAGCTAGTAAAGAAGAATTGCAGCAGGAAAATGAACAGCTGAAGAAGAAACTGGCAGAATATGAAGCAATGATCAAGGAATTATCCGCACCGATGATTCCATCCATCGTACCGAATACAATGCTCGTTCCGCTGACAGGTACATTTTCTGTAGAGCGTTTTACTCATATACAAGATAAAATCGTAGGCAGCGTCGTCGATGTTGATGCAGATACAGTCATCATTGATCTTACTGGCATCAACTACTTGGATATAGACACAATAGGCTACAGGGAGTTGAGTGCTAATATAAAGAATCTGACAGAGGCGCTGAAGCTGATGGGAGTCGAAACGATATTCGTCGGGTTTTCAGCTAAATTGGTTCAGAAGCTTGTCCTATCTAATTCTGGGTTTCAAGGATTCGAGTCGTATTCCACATTCCGCGCGGGACTCAAAAGCCTATTAAAGCGGAAGGGCATGGAAATTAGAAAAGTAGAAGAATAA
- a CDS encoding cupin domain-containing protein: MNEIVSEVNDHVVRLAVIEGDYHWHKHDDCDEAFFVLEGELYIDLDKKTVSLQPGDLFTIPAGVMHRTRSNQRTVNICFEKAVNEITGSKKETSL; the protein is encoded by the coding sequence ATGAATGAAATTGTTAGTGAAGTGAATGATCATGTCGTACGCCTTGCCGTCATTGAAGGGGACTATCATTGGCATAAGCATGATGATTGTGATGAAGCGTTCTTTGTACTCGAGGGCGAGTTATACATAGACCTCGATAAAAAGACAGTCAGCTTACAGCCAGGTGACCTATTCACAATCCCTGCTGGTGTTATGCATCGGACCCGTTCCAACCAGCGGACCGTGAATATCTGCTTCGAAAAAGCTGTAAATGAAATAACCGGAAGCAAAAAGGAGACATCTTTATAG
- a CDS encoding MaoC family dehydratase, translating to MKFSEFEAGQRYETKSIKLSKEDIIEFAKVYDPQYMHIDEEKAKQGRFGNLIASGMQTMSTSFKLWVETGVYGEHVVAGTGMNNIQFIKPVYPDDELRVVVEVIETVPKRRGNGIVTVQLSTYNQDEVKVFQAELSALIDN from the coding sequence ATGAAATTCAGTGAATTTGAAGCAGGACAGCGGTATGAAACGAAAAGCATAAAGCTTTCTAAAGAAGACATTATTGAATTTGCAAAAGTGTACGATCCCCAATATATGCATATAGACGAAGAAAAGGCCAAGCAAGGGCGCTTTGGTAATCTGATTGCGTCAGGAATGCAGACAATGAGTACATCCTTCAAGCTGTGGGTTGAGACTGGTGTTTACGGAGAGCATGTAGTCGCGGGGACCGGAATGAACAATATTCAATTCATAAAGCCGGTTTATCCAGATGATGAGCTTCGGGTTGTCGTTGAAGTGATCGAGACTGTCCCAAAACGTCGCGGCAATGGCATTGTGACGGTACAGTTAAGCACATATAATCAAGATGAAGTAAAAGTATTCCAAGCAGAACTTAGCGCACTTATTGATAATTAA